In Artemia franciscana chromosome 8, ASM3288406v1, whole genome shotgun sequence, a genomic segment contains:
- the LOC136030453 gene encoding uncharacterized protein LOC136030453, whose protein sequence is MYKRTSNLLCILFLAICISSLADCNSNLNTRRHENDPRIERSDNNLLKQCKRNLRRAQIMNKAFENQNELLTAELDELRSQVQAQIRHDMVVFPTEDAEMNVTEIAAKLVVVEEKNSLLEDELKISFNATNELREKCKQETNNLKLLVEKQMDVVRAIYNHMRDLNLSDTKTIVKNSSGKTEESKAEDSLAKQDEGAVAIVFTGEFTDKIEPKFEENPEEKRFAEEVIDTSQVINMTDVENNTTKEILESRDHNDWFSFFLSKLFA, encoded by the exons ATGTATAAGAGAACAAGCAATTTACTGTGCATTCTTTTTCTAGCTATTTGCATCTCATCCTTGGCAG ATTGTAACTCCAATTTGAACACCAGAAGACATGAAAATGACCCCAGAATTGAACGCTCAGACAACAACCTCCTAAAGCAGTGTAAACGCAACCTTCGTAGAGCACAAATAATGaataaagcttttgaaaatcaaaacgaGCTTCTCACAGCAGAATTAGATGAATTGAGGTCTCAAGTTCAGGCTCAAATCAGACACGATATGGTTGTCTTTCCAACAGAAGATGCAGAAATGAATGTGACGGAAATTGCGGCTAAATTAGTTGTTGTAGAAGAAAAGAACAGTCTGCTAGAGGATGAATTAAAGATAAGTTTCAATGCGACAAATGAATTAAGAGAAAAATGTAAACAAGAAACTAATAATCTGAAATTActagttgaaaaacaaatggaTGTGGTAAGAGCAATTTATAATCACATGAGGGACTTAAACTTATCTGATACAAAAACAATCGTCAAAAACAGTAGCGGCAAAACTGAAGAAAGTAAGGCTGAAGACAGTCTTGCTAAACAAGATGAAGGAGCAGTTGCAATAGTTTTTACAGGAGAATTCACTGACAAAATAGAgccaaaatttgaagaaaatcctgaagaaaaaaggtTTGCTGAAGAAGTTATTGATACTAGCCAAGTAATAAATATGACAGATGTAGAAAATAACACGACGAAAGAAATACTGGAATCAAGAGACCATAATGATTGGTTTAGcttctttttatcaaaactttttgCATAA